A genomic region of Mugil cephalus isolate CIBA_MC_2020 chromosome 5, CIBA_Mcephalus_1.1, whole genome shotgun sequence contains the following coding sequences:
- the atp11c gene encoding phospholipid-transporting ATPase IG isoform X4 has translation MLRRGLNRLLGGDERRVDSRTIYVGHRQCPASEAFIPPKFCDNRIVSSKYTVWNFLPKNLFEQFRRIANFYFLIIFLVQVIVDTPTSPVTSGLPLFFVITVTAIKQGYEDCLRHKADNEVNKYPVTVLEDGQRTRKESEKIKVGDVVEVEEDETFPCDLILLQSSRDDDTCFVTTASLDGESNHKTHYTVPDAGKDLESLNATIECEQPQPDLYKFVGRMHIYTNNQEPAVRSLGPENLLLKGATLKNTQKICGVAVYTGMETKMALNYQGKSQKRSAVEKSINAFLLVYLCILVSKALVCTTLKYVWQSKPGQDEPWYNEKTQREKDTNLYLKMFTDFLSFMVLFNFIIPVSMYVTVEMQKFLGSFFITWDKDFFDPEIQEGALVNTSDLNEELGQVEYVFTDKTGTLTQNNMEFIECCIDGFQYKYRDASTELDGFCVTDGPVSKLQEKAGRDKEELFLRALCLCHTVQVKEFTEQDQGPGDGLMDQVDGLGVDEEEPYPPQEQRGFIASSPDEVALVKGAMKYGFTFLGLESKTMKIRNRNNDVEMYELLHVLNFDPVRRRMSVIVRSKSGDTLLFCKGADSSIFPRVRQEEVERIRMHVERNATEGYRTLCVAYKHLSAEEYARADAGLREARLALQDREEKLMDVYNQVETGMSLIGATAVEDRLQEEAAETMEALQGAGMKVWVLTGDKMETAKSTCYACRLFQRNTELLELTVRTLEDGGRRREERLHELLSDYHKKTVQDAPPVKAGATRSWAMTSQDYGFIVDGATLSMVLNSSSGSNSNLYKNMFLQICQNSTAVLCCRMAPLQKAQIVKMVKNSKGSPITLSIGDGANDVSMILEAHVGIGIKGKEGRQAVRNSDYAIPKLKHLKKLLLAHGHLYYVRIAHLVQYFFYKNLCFILPQFLYQFFCGYSQQPLYDAAYLTMYNICFTSMPILAYSLFEQHICIEGLLDNATLYREIAKNAMLRWRPFLYWTMLGVFHGLLFFFGVRYLFSNPALQDNGQIFGNWSYGTIVFTVLVFTVTLKLALDTRHWTWINHFVIWGSLAFYVFFSFFWGGIIWPFLGQQRLYFVFANMLSSVSAWLVIILLILLSLLPELLIVVLREPRGPNARQVAPVTPLSYKHLMERE, from the exons CTCGGTGGCGATGAGAGAAGAGTAGACAGTAGGACAATCTACGTTGGTCATCGGCAGTGTCCTGCCAGTGAGGCTTTCATCCCACCCAAGTTCTGCGATAACAGGATTGTGTCCTCCAAG TATACAGTTTGGAACTTTCTACCAAAGAACCTGTTTGAACAGTTTAGAAGAATTGCCAATTTCTACTTCCTTATCATCTTCCTGGTACAG GTGATAGTGGACACCCCCACCAGCCCAGTCACCAGTGGCCTACCATTATTTTTTGTGATTACAGTAACTGCTATCAAGCAG GGCTATGAGGACTGTCTACGGCACAAGGCTGACAACGAGGTGAATAAGTACCCAGTGACCGTGCTAGAGGATGGCCAGAGGACACGGAAGGAGAGTGAAAAGATCAAG GTGGGGGATGtcgtggaggtggaggaagacgAGACCTTTCCCTGTGACTTAATACTGCTGCAGTCGAGCCGAGATGACGACACATGTTTTGTTACCACAGCGAGTCTGGATGGAGAGTCCAACCATAAA ACACACTACACGGTGCCAGACGCAGGGAAGGATCTGGAATCTCTCAATGCCACCATTGAGTGTGAACAACCACAGCCTGACCTTTACAA gTTTGTTGGTCGTATGCACATCTACACAAACAATCAGGAACCCGCAGTGAG GTCTTTAGGCCCAGAGAACCTTCTTCTGAAAGGGGCGACTTTAAAGAAcacacagaagatctgtg GTGTTGCAGTTTACACGGGCATGGAGACAAAGATGGCTCTCAACTACCAGGGCAAATCTCAGAAGCGCTCTGCTGTGGAGAA GTCTATTAATGCCTTCCTTCTGGTGTACCTCTGCATATTGGTGAGCAAAGCCCTAGTGTGCACTACACTCAAGTATGTATGGCAGAGCAAGCCGGGACAGGACGAGCCGTGGTACAACGAGAAAACCCAGAGAGAGAAGGACACAAATCTG TACCTAAAGATGTTCACCGACTTCCTGTCCTTCATGGTCCTCTTCAACTTCATCATACCTGTGTCCATGTATGTAACGGTTGAGATGCAAAAGTTTTTGGGTTCCTTTTTCATCACGTGGGACAAAGATTTCTTTGACCCTGAAATCCAGGAGGGGGCGCTGGTCAACACTTCAGACCTCAATGAGGAGCTTGGACAG GTGGAGTATGTCTTCACAGACAAGACGGGCACCCTCACTCAGAATAACATGGAGTTCATCGAGTGCTGCATCGACGGCTTCCAGTACAAATACCGGGACGCGAGCACAGAGTTGGACGGATTCTGTGTCACAGATGGACCTGTGAGCAAACTACAGGAGAAAGCTGGCAGG GACAAAGAAGAGCTTTTTCTGCGCGCCCTGTGTCTGTGCCACACAGTCCAGGTGAAGGAGTTTACAGAGCAAGATCAAGGCCCAGGGGACGGACTGATGGACCAAGTAGATGGATTAGGAGTGGATGAAGAGGAGCCCTATCCACCGCAGGAGCAGAGGGGCTTTATTGCCTCCTCTCCTGATGAGGTTGCCCTGGTCAAGGGTGCCATGAA GTATGGCTTCACTTTTCTGGGTCTCGAAAGTAAAACCATGAAAATCCGCAACAGGAACAATGATGTTGAAAT GTATGAACTGCTCCATGTGTTGAACTTTGACCCAGTGAGAAGGCGAATGAGTGTAATCGTCAGATCTAAATCAG GTGACACACTACTTTTCTGCAAGGGAGCAGACTCTTCCATCTTCCCCCGAGTCAGACAAGAGGAGGTTGAAAGGATACGCATGCATGTGGAGCGGAACGCAACA GAGGGCTACAGGACGCTCTGTGTTGCCTACAAACATCTTAGTGCAGAGGAGTACGCCCGGGCAGATGCGGGGTTAAGGGAAGCTAGACTGGCTCTacaggacagagaggagaagcTCATGGATGTTTACAACCAAGTAGAGACGGGAATGAGTCTAATCGGAGCCACTGCTGTAGAAGATCG GCTTCAAGAGGAGGCTGCAGAAACGATGGAAGCTCTGCAGGGAGCAGGGATGAAGGTTTGGGTCCTAACGGGGGACAAGATGGAGACAGCAAAGTCCACCTGTTACGCTTGTAGATTATTCCAGAGGAACACAGAGCTGTTGGAACTTACAGTGCGAACtctggaggatggagggaggaggcgcGAAGAACGGCTGCATGAGCTCTTGTCCGACTACCACAAGAAAACTGTCCAGGATGCACCACCAGTAAAGGCAGGCGCCACCAG GAGTTGGGCTATGACCAGCCAGGATTATGGTTTCATCGTAGATGGAGCCACTCTGTCGATGGTGCTCAACTCATCGTCTGGATCCAACTCAAATCTTTACAAGAACATGTTCCTTCAGATTTGCCAAAACTCCACAGCTGTTCTGTGCTGTCGCATGGCTCCTCTACAAAAGGCCCAG ATTGTTAAAATGGTGAAGAACTCTAAAGGCAGTCCAATCACCCTTTCCATTGGAGATGGAGCCAATGATGTCAGCATGATTTTGGAAGCTCATGTTGGCATCg GCATTAAAGGTAAAGAAGGCCGGCAGGCGGTGAGGAACAGTGATTATGCCATCCCTAAACTCAAGCACCTCAAGAAACTTTTGTTGGCTCATGGGCATCTCTACTATGTTCGCATTGCACACCTggtgcagtattttttttacaag AACCTTTGCTTCATCTTACCTCAGTTTTTGTACCAGTTCTTCTGTGGCTATTCTCAGCAA CCCCTGTATGATGCGGCCTATTTGACGATGTACAACATCTGCTTCACCTCTATGCCCATCCTGGCCTACAGCCTTTTCGAGCAGCACATTTGCATTGAGGGTCTTCTGGACAATGCCACCCTCTACAG AGAGATTGCTAAGAATGCCATGTTACGCTGGAGACCCTTCCTTTACTGGACGATGCTGGGAGTCTTCCATGGCTTGTTGTTCTTTTTCGGTGTTCGATACTTATTCAGTAACCCAGCCCTGCAGGATAATGGCcag ATTTTCGGGAACTGGTCATATGGAACGATTGTCTTCACTGTCCTTGTCTTCACTGTAACCCTAAAG CTCGCTCTGGACACGCGGCACTGGACGTGGATAAACCATTTTGTCATCTGGGGTTCCCTGGCCTTCTACGTGTTTTTCAGCTTCTTCTGGGGAGGCATAATATG GCCTTTCCTGGGGCAGCAGCGTTTGTACTTTGTGTTTGCCAACATGCTGAGTTCAGTGTCAGCTTGGCTGGTCATCATACTGCTCATCCTGCTCAGCTTACTGCCAGAACTCCTGATCGTGGTGCTCCGAGAGCCCCGCGGCCCCAACGCTCGACAG GTCGCCCCGGTCACACCACTATCCTATAAGCACCTGATGGAGCGCGAGTGA
- the atp11c gene encoding phospholipid-transporting ATPase IG isoform X3, with protein MLRRGLNRLLGGDERRVDSRTIYVGHRQCPASEAFIPPKFCDNRIVSSKYTVWNFLPKNLFEQFRRIANFYFLIIFLVQVIVDTPTSPVTSGLPLFFVITVTAIKQGYEDCLRHKADNEVNKYPVTVLEDGQRTRKESEKIKVGDVVEVEEDETFPCDLILLQSSRDDDTCFVTTASLDGESNHKTHYTVPDAGKDLESLNATIECEQPQPDLYKFVGRMHIYTNNQEPAVRSLGPENLLLKGATLKNTQKICGVAVYTGMETKMALNYQGKSQKRSAVEKSINAFLLVYLCILVSKALVCTTLKYVWQSKPGQDEPWYNEKTQREKDTNLYLKMFTDFLSFMVLFNFIIPVSMYVTVEMQKFLGSFFITWDKDFFDPEIQEGALVNTSDLNEELGQVEYVFTDKTGTLTQNNMEFIECCIDGFQYKYRDASTELDGFCVTDGPVSKLQEKAGRDKEELFLRALCLCHTVQVKEFTEQDQGPGDGLMDQVDGLGVDEEEPYPPQEQRGFIASSPDEVALVKGAMKYGFTFLGLESKTMKIRNRNNDVEMYELLHVLNFDPVRRRMSVIVRSKSGDTLLFCKGADSSIFPRVRQEEVERIRMHVERNATEGYRTLCVAYKHLSAEEYARADAGLREARLALQDREEKLMDVYNQVETGMSLIGATAVEDRLQEEAAETMEALQGAGMKVWVLTGDKMETAKSTCYACRLFQRNTELLELTVRTLEDGGRRREERLHELLSDYHKKTVQDAPPVKAGATRSWAMTSQDYGFIVDGATLSMVLNSSSGSNSNLYKNMFLQICQNSTAVLCCRMAPLQKAQIVKMVKNSKGSPITLSIGDGANDVSMILEAHVGIGIKGKEGRQAVRNSDYAIPKLKHLKKLLLAHGHLYYVRIAHLVQYFFYKNLCFILPQFLYQFFCGYSQQPLYDAAYLTMYNICFTSMPILAYSLFEQHICIEGLLDNATLYREIAKNAMLRWRPFLYWTMLGVFHGLLFFFGVRYLFSNPALQDNGQIFGNWSYGTIVFTVLVFTVTLKLALDTRHWTWINHFVIWGSLAFYVFFSFFWGGIIWPFLGQQRLYFVFANMLSSVSAWLVIILLILLSLLPELLIVVLREPRGPNARQLSEERLLQTSRSPRSHHYPIST; from the exons CTCGGTGGCGATGAGAGAAGAGTAGACAGTAGGACAATCTACGTTGGTCATCGGCAGTGTCCTGCCAGTGAGGCTTTCATCCCACCCAAGTTCTGCGATAACAGGATTGTGTCCTCCAAG TATACAGTTTGGAACTTTCTACCAAAGAACCTGTTTGAACAGTTTAGAAGAATTGCCAATTTCTACTTCCTTATCATCTTCCTGGTACAG GTGATAGTGGACACCCCCACCAGCCCAGTCACCAGTGGCCTACCATTATTTTTTGTGATTACAGTAACTGCTATCAAGCAG GGCTATGAGGACTGTCTACGGCACAAGGCTGACAACGAGGTGAATAAGTACCCAGTGACCGTGCTAGAGGATGGCCAGAGGACACGGAAGGAGAGTGAAAAGATCAAG GTGGGGGATGtcgtggaggtggaggaagacgAGACCTTTCCCTGTGACTTAATACTGCTGCAGTCGAGCCGAGATGACGACACATGTTTTGTTACCACAGCGAGTCTGGATGGAGAGTCCAACCATAAA ACACACTACACGGTGCCAGACGCAGGGAAGGATCTGGAATCTCTCAATGCCACCATTGAGTGTGAACAACCACAGCCTGACCTTTACAA gTTTGTTGGTCGTATGCACATCTACACAAACAATCAGGAACCCGCAGTGAG GTCTTTAGGCCCAGAGAACCTTCTTCTGAAAGGGGCGACTTTAAAGAAcacacagaagatctgtg GTGTTGCAGTTTACACGGGCATGGAGACAAAGATGGCTCTCAACTACCAGGGCAAATCTCAGAAGCGCTCTGCTGTGGAGAA GTCTATTAATGCCTTCCTTCTGGTGTACCTCTGCATATTGGTGAGCAAAGCCCTAGTGTGCACTACACTCAAGTATGTATGGCAGAGCAAGCCGGGACAGGACGAGCCGTGGTACAACGAGAAAACCCAGAGAGAGAAGGACACAAATCTG TACCTAAAGATGTTCACCGACTTCCTGTCCTTCATGGTCCTCTTCAACTTCATCATACCTGTGTCCATGTATGTAACGGTTGAGATGCAAAAGTTTTTGGGTTCCTTTTTCATCACGTGGGACAAAGATTTCTTTGACCCTGAAATCCAGGAGGGGGCGCTGGTCAACACTTCAGACCTCAATGAGGAGCTTGGACAG GTGGAGTATGTCTTCACAGACAAGACGGGCACCCTCACTCAGAATAACATGGAGTTCATCGAGTGCTGCATCGACGGCTTCCAGTACAAATACCGGGACGCGAGCACAGAGTTGGACGGATTCTGTGTCACAGATGGACCTGTGAGCAAACTACAGGAGAAAGCTGGCAGG GACAAAGAAGAGCTTTTTCTGCGCGCCCTGTGTCTGTGCCACACAGTCCAGGTGAAGGAGTTTACAGAGCAAGATCAAGGCCCAGGGGACGGACTGATGGACCAAGTAGATGGATTAGGAGTGGATGAAGAGGAGCCCTATCCACCGCAGGAGCAGAGGGGCTTTATTGCCTCCTCTCCTGATGAGGTTGCCCTGGTCAAGGGTGCCATGAA GTATGGCTTCACTTTTCTGGGTCTCGAAAGTAAAACCATGAAAATCCGCAACAGGAACAATGATGTTGAAAT GTATGAACTGCTCCATGTGTTGAACTTTGACCCAGTGAGAAGGCGAATGAGTGTAATCGTCAGATCTAAATCAG GTGACACACTACTTTTCTGCAAGGGAGCAGACTCTTCCATCTTCCCCCGAGTCAGACAAGAGGAGGTTGAAAGGATACGCATGCATGTGGAGCGGAACGCAACA GAGGGCTACAGGACGCTCTGTGTTGCCTACAAACATCTTAGTGCAGAGGAGTACGCCCGGGCAGATGCGGGGTTAAGGGAAGCTAGACTGGCTCTacaggacagagaggagaagcTCATGGATGTTTACAACCAAGTAGAGACGGGAATGAGTCTAATCGGAGCCACTGCTGTAGAAGATCG GCTTCAAGAGGAGGCTGCAGAAACGATGGAAGCTCTGCAGGGAGCAGGGATGAAGGTTTGGGTCCTAACGGGGGACAAGATGGAGACAGCAAAGTCCACCTGTTACGCTTGTAGATTATTCCAGAGGAACACAGAGCTGTTGGAACTTACAGTGCGAACtctggaggatggagggaggaggcgcGAAGAACGGCTGCATGAGCTCTTGTCCGACTACCACAAGAAAACTGTCCAGGATGCACCACCAGTAAAGGCAGGCGCCACCAG GAGTTGGGCTATGACCAGCCAGGATTATGGTTTCATCGTAGATGGAGCCACTCTGTCGATGGTGCTCAACTCATCGTCTGGATCCAACTCAAATCTTTACAAGAACATGTTCCTTCAGATTTGCCAAAACTCCACAGCTGTTCTGTGCTGTCGCATGGCTCCTCTACAAAAGGCCCAG ATTGTTAAAATGGTGAAGAACTCTAAAGGCAGTCCAATCACCCTTTCCATTGGAGATGGAGCCAATGATGTCAGCATGATTTTGGAAGCTCATGTTGGCATCg GCATTAAAGGTAAAGAAGGCCGGCAGGCGGTGAGGAACAGTGATTATGCCATCCCTAAACTCAAGCACCTCAAGAAACTTTTGTTGGCTCATGGGCATCTCTACTATGTTCGCATTGCACACCTggtgcagtattttttttacaag AACCTTTGCTTCATCTTACCTCAGTTTTTGTACCAGTTCTTCTGTGGCTATTCTCAGCAA CCCCTGTATGATGCGGCCTATTTGACGATGTACAACATCTGCTTCACCTCTATGCCCATCCTGGCCTACAGCCTTTTCGAGCAGCACATTTGCATTGAGGGTCTTCTGGACAATGCCACCCTCTACAG AGAGATTGCTAAGAATGCCATGTTACGCTGGAGACCCTTCCTTTACTGGACGATGCTGGGAGTCTTCCATGGCTTGTTGTTCTTTTTCGGTGTTCGATACTTATTCAGTAACCCAGCCCTGCAGGATAATGGCcag ATTTTCGGGAACTGGTCATATGGAACGATTGTCTTCACTGTCCTTGTCTTCACTGTAACCCTAAAG CTCGCTCTGGACACGCGGCACTGGACGTGGATAAACCATTTTGTCATCTGGGGTTCCCTGGCCTTCTACGTGTTTTTCAGCTTCTTCTGGGGAGGCATAATATG GCCTTTCCTGGGGCAGCAGCGTTTGTACTTTGTGTTTGCCAACATGCTGAGTTCAGTGTCAGCTTGGCTGGTCATCATACTGCTCATCCTGCTCAGCTTACTGCCAGAACTCCTGATCGTGGTGCTCCGAGAGCCCCGCGGCCCCAACGCTCGACAG CTGTCAGAGGAACGCCTCCTACAAACATCCAG GTCGCCCCGGTCACACCACTATCCTATAAGCACCTGA
- the atp11c gene encoding phospholipid-transporting ATPase IG isoform X1 translates to MLRRGLNRLLGGDERRVDSRTIYVGHRQCPASEAFIPPKFCDNRIVSSKYTVWNFLPKNLFEQFRRIANFYFLIIFLVQVIVDTPTSPVTSGLPLFFVITVTAIKQGYEDCLRHKADNEVNKYPVTVLEDGQRTRKESEKIKVGDVVEVEEDETFPCDLILLQSSRDDDTCFVTTASLDGESNHKTHYTVPDAGKDLESLNATIECEQPQPDLYKFVGRMHIYTNNQEPAVRSLGPENLLLKGATLKNTQKICGVAVYTGMETKMALNYQGKSQKRSAVEKSINAFLLVYLCILVSKALVCTTLKYVWQSKPGQDEPWYNEKTQREKDTNLYLKMFTDFLSFMVLFNFIIPVSMYVTVEMQKFLGSFFITWDKDFFDPEIQEGALVNTSDLNEELGQVEYVFTDKTGTLTQNNMEFIECCIDGFQYKYRDASTELDGFCVTDGPVSKLQEKAGRDKEELFLRALCLCHTVQVKEFTEQDQGPGDGLMDQVDGLGVDEEEPYPPQEQRGFIASSPDEVALVKGAMKYGFTFLGLESKTMKIRNRNNDVEMYELLHVLNFDPVRRRMSVIVRSKSGDTLLFCKGADSSIFPRVRQEEVERIRMHVERNATEGYRTLCVAYKHLSAEEYARADAGLREARLALQDREEKLMDVYNQVETGMSLIGATAVEDRLQEEAAETMEALQGAGMKVWVLTGDKMETAKSTCYACRLFQRNTELLELTVRTLEDGGRRREERLHELLSDYHKKTVQDAPPVKAGATRSWAMTSQDYGFIVDGATLSMVLNSSSGSNSNLYKNMFLQICQNSTAVLCCRMAPLQKAQIVKMVKNSKGSPITLSIGDGANDVSMILEAHVGIGIKGKEGRQAVRNSDYAIPKLKHLKKLLLAHGHLYYVRIAHLVQYFFYKNLCFILPQFLYQFFCGYSQQPLYDAAYLTMYNICFTSMPILAYSLFEQHICIEGLLDNATLYREIAKNAMLRWRPFLYWTMLGVFHGLLFFFGVRYLFSNPALQDNGQIFGNWSYGTIVFTVLVFTVTLKLALDTRHWTWINHFVIWGSLAFYVFFSFFWGGIIWPFLGQQRLYFVFANMLSSVSAWLVIILLILLSLLPELLIVVLREPRGPNARQKKLVQSSVGGLQSPRSSARPLLMRTFSDESNTVI, encoded by the exons CTCGGTGGCGATGAGAGAAGAGTAGACAGTAGGACAATCTACGTTGGTCATCGGCAGTGTCCTGCCAGTGAGGCTTTCATCCCACCCAAGTTCTGCGATAACAGGATTGTGTCCTCCAAG TATACAGTTTGGAACTTTCTACCAAAGAACCTGTTTGAACAGTTTAGAAGAATTGCCAATTTCTACTTCCTTATCATCTTCCTGGTACAG GTGATAGTGGACACCCCCACCAGCCCAGTCACCAGTGGCCTACCATTATTTTTTGTGATTACAGTAACTGCTATCAAGCAG GGCTATGAGGACTGTCTACGGCACAAGGCTGACAACGAGGTGAATAAGTACCCAGTGACCGTGCTAGAGGATGGCCAGAGGACACGGAAGGAGAGTGAAAAGATCAAG GTGGGGGATGtcgtggaggtggaggaagacgAGACCTTTCCCTGTGACTTAATACTGCTGCAGTCGAGCCGAGATGACGACACATGTTTTGTTACCACAGCGAGTCTGGATGGAGAGTCCAACCATAAA ACACACTACACGGTGCCAGACGCAGGGAAGGATCTGGAATCTCTCAATGCCACCATTGAGTGTGAACAACCACAGCCTGACCTTTACAA gTTTGTTGGTCGTATGCACATCTACACAAACAATCAGGAACCCGCAGTGAG GTCTTTAGGCCCAGAGAACCTTCTTCTGAAAGGGGCGACTTTAAAGAAcacacagaagatctgtg GTGTTGCAGTTTACACGGGCATGGAGACAAAGATGGCTCTCAACTACCAGGGCAAATCTCAGAAGCGCTCTGCTGTGGAGAA GTCTATTAATGCCTTCCTTCTGGTGTACCTCTGCATATTGGTGAGCAAAGCCCTAGTGTGCACTACACTCAAGTATGTATGGCAGAGCAAGCCGGGACAGGACGAGCCGTGGTACAACGAGAAAACCCAGAGAGAGAAGGACACAAATCTG TACCTAAAGATGTTCACCGACTTCCTGTCCTTCATGGTCCTCTTCAACTTCATCATACCTGTGTCCATGTATGTAACGGTTGAGATGCAAAAGTTTTTGGGTTCCTTTTTCATCACGTGGGACAAAGATTTCTTTGACCCTGAAATCCAGGAGGGGGCGCTGGTCAACACTTCAGACCTCAATGAGGAGCTTGGACAG GTGGAGTATGTCTTCACAGACAAGACGGGCACCCTCACTCAGAATAACATGGAGTTCATCGAGTGCTGCATCGACGGCTTCCAGTACAAATACCGGGACGCGAGCACAGAGTTGGACGGATTCTGTGTCACAGATGGACCTGTGAGCAAACTACAGGAGAAAGCTGGCAGG GACAAAGAAGAGCTTTTTCTGCGCGCCCTGTGTCTGTGCCACACAGTCCAGGTGAAGGAGTTTACAGAGCAAGATCAAGGCCCAGGGGACGGACTGATGGACCAAGTAGATGGATTAGGAGTGGATGAAGAGGAGCCCTATCCACCGCAGGAGCAGAGGGGCTTTATTGCCTCCTCTCCTGATGAGGTTGCCCTGGTCAAGGGTGCCATGAA GTATGGCTTCACTTTTCTGGGTCTCGAAAGTAAAACCATGAAAATCCGCAACAGGAACAATGATGTTGAAAT GTATGAACTGCTCCATGTGTTGAACTTTGACCCAGTGAGAAGGCGAATGAGTGTAATCGTCAGATCTAAATCAG GTGACACACTACTTTTCTGCAAGGGAGCAGACTCTTCCATCTTCCCCCGAGTCAGACAAGAGGAGGTTGAAAGGATACGCATGCATGTGGAGCGGAACGCAACA GAGGGCTACAGGACGCTCTGTGTTGCCTACAAACATCTTAGTGCAGAGGAGTACGCCCGGGCAGATGCGGGGTTAAGGGAAGCTAGACTGGCTCTacaggacagagaggagaagcTCATGGATGTTTACAACCAAGTAGAGACGGGAATGAGTCTAATCGGAGCCACTGCTGTAGAAGATCG GCTTCAAGAGGAGGCTGCAGAAACGATGGAAGCTCTGCAGGGAGCAGGGATGAAGGTTTGGGTCCTAACGGGGGACAAGATGGAGACAGCAAAGTCCACCTGTTACGCTTGTAGATTATTCCAGAGGAACACAGAGCTGTTGGAACTTACAGTGCGAACtctggaggatggagggaggaggcgcGAAGAACGGCTGCATGAGCTCTTGTCCGACTACCACAAGAAAACTGTCCAGGATGCACCACCAGTAAAGGCAGGCGCCACCAG GAGTTGGGCTATGACCAGCCAGGATTATGGTTTCATCGTAGATGGAGCCACTCTGTCGATGGTGCTCAACTCATCGTCTGGATCCAACTCAAATCTTTACAAGAACATGTTCCTTCAGATTTGCCAAAACTCCACAGCTGTTCTGTGCTGTCGCATGGCTCCTCTACAAAAGGCCCAG ATTGTTAAAATGGTGAAGAACTCTAAAGGCAGTCCAATCACCCTTTCCATTGGAGATGGAGCCAATGATGTCAGCATGATTTTGGAAGCTCATGTTGGCATCg GCATTAAAGGTAAAGAAGGCCGGCAGGCGGTGAGGAACAGTGATTATGCCATCCCTAAACTCAAGCACCTCAAGAAACTTTTGTTGGCTCATGGGCATCTCTACTATGTTCGCATTGCACACCTggtgcagtattttttttacaag AACCTTTGCTTCATCTTACCTCAGTTTTTGTACCAGTTCTTCTGTGGCTATTCTCAGCAA CCCCTGTATGATGCGGCCTATTTGACGATGTACAACATCTGCTTCACCTCTATGCCCATCCTGGCCTACAGCCTTTTCGAGCAGCACATTTGCATTGAGGGTCTTCTGGACAATGCCACCCTCTACAG AGAGATTGCTAAGAATGCCATGTTACGCTGGAGACCCTTCCTTTACTGGACGATGCTGGGAGTCTTCCATGGCTTGTTGTTCTTTTTCGGTGTTCGATACTTATTCAGTAACCCAGCCCTGCAGGATAATGGCcag ATTTTCGGGAACTGGTCATATGGAACGATTGTCTTCACTGTCCTTGTCTTCACTGTAACCCTAAAG CTCGCTCTGGACACGCGGCACTGGACGTGGATAAACCATTTTGTCATCTGGGGTTCCCTGGCCTTCTACGTGTTTTTCAGCTTCTTCTGGGGAGGCATAATATG GCCTTTCCTGGGGCAGCAGCGTTTGTACTTTGTGTTTGCCAACATGCTGAGTTCAGTGTCAGCTTGGCTGGTCATCATACTGCTCATCCTGCTCAGCTTACTGCCAGAACTCCTGATCGTGGTGCTCCGAGAGCCCCGCGGCCCCAACGCTCGACAG AAGAAGCTGGTTCAGTCGAGCGTGGGGGGCCTCCAGTCTCCCCGGTCTTCAGCCAGGCCCCTGCTCATGAGAACCTTTTCAGATGAATCCAATACTGTCATTTAA